A portion of the Nitratidesulfovibrio termitidis HI1 genome contains these proteins:
- a CDS encoding sulfite exporter TauE/SafE family protein codes for MSKHTKHLLLLAAVVAVSLLWFEPAWADKLSDAIDGAVQAGKVKADAPAGFLGIPGAPHVSPILSFAWAVWVGWIFSTVGAFGGVMAGVGHMSVFGLGGYVKSLGKDLPLNKVATDSIRASNQWLVGFSALISSFNYYKMGRLVLPLALALGAGSLLGAWGSASIFAGKVSFSQYQGYFGLFVLVLGLYLFWETSPAGQASKKKAKEAAKAFEEAVKKIKSGEQVDEKAIGVHVISTSLTKCVFTFSGVEFSFNPILPVVGGVIISAIAAFLGVGGGFLLVPFLTSISQLPMYLAAGTSALAVLVSMVTSIATLVSKGTPLDWTMIGTELVGIFLGSIIGPRTSKYFSDMWLKRLFIVLALYVGIDYVLRGFFNYRIFG; via the coding sequence GTGTCCAAGCACACCAAACACCTGCTGCTGCTCGCGGCCGTCGTTGCCGTAAGCCTTCTGTGGTTCGAGCCCGCCTGGGCCGACAAGCTGTCCGACGCCATTGACGGCGCCGTGCAGGCCGGCAAGGTCAAGGCCGACGCCCCCGCCGGCTTCCTCGGCATTCCCGGCGCCCCCCATGTCAGCCCCATCCTGTCCTTTGCCTGGGCCGTGTGGGTGGGCTGGATCTTCTCCACCGTGGGCGCGTTCGGCGGCGTCATGGCCGGTGTGGGCCACATGTCGGTGTTCGGCCTTGGCGGCTACGTGAAGTCGCTGGGCAAGGACCTGCCCCTGAACAAGGTGGCCACCGACTCCATCCGCGCCTCGAACCAGTGGCTGGTGGGCTTTTCGGCCCTCATCTCCTCGTTCAACTACTACAAGATGGGCCGCCTCGTGCTGCCGCTGGCCCTGGCCCTTGGCGCGGGTTCGCTGCTGGGCGCCTGGGGTTCGGCCTCCATCTTCGCGGGCAAGGTTTCCTTCTCGCAGTACCAGGGCTACTTCGGCCTGTTCGTGCTGGTGCTGGGCCTGTACCTGTTCTGGGAAACCTCTCCCGCCGGCCAGGCCTCCAAGAAGAAGGCCAAGGAAGCCGCCAAGGCTTTCGAAGAAGCCGTGAAAAAGATCAAGAGCGGCGAACAGGTCGATGAAAAGGCCATCGGCGTGCACGTCATCTCCACCAGCCTGACCAAGTGCGTGTTCACCTTCTCGGGCGTGGAATTTTCGTTCAACCCCATCCTGCCCGTGGTGGGCGGCGTGATCATCTCCGCCATCGCCGCGTTCCTGGGCGTTGGCGGCGGCTTCCTGCTGGTGCCCTTCCTGACCAGCATCTCGCAGCTGCCCATGTACCTGGCCGCCGGCACCTCGGCCCTCGCCGTGCTGGTGTCCATGGTCACCTCCATCGCCACCCTGGTCAGCAAGGGCACCCCGCTCGACTGGACCATGATCGGCACCGAACTGGTGGGCATCTTCCTGGGCTCCATCATCGGCCCCCGCACCTCCAAGTACTTCTCCGACATGTGGCTGAAGCGCCTGTTCATCGTGCTGGCCCTGTACGTCGGCATCGACTACGTGCTGCGCGGCTTCTTCAACTACCGCATCTTCGGCTAG
- a CDS encoding response regulator: MADIIVLDDVIDAGVLIKRILERKGHAVSVFTDEEEAIAHVRGKGADLAILDMKLRRMTGVEVLEELKKLRPDIRVIMLTGYPTLETARESLRLGANEYCVKPIDKDELESKVAEVLGG, translated from the coding sequence ATGGCGGATATCATCGTGCTGGACGACGTCATCGACGCGGGGGTGCTGATCAAGCGCATCCTGGAGCGCAAGGGCCACGCGGTCTCGGTGTTCACGGACGAGGAAGAGGCCATTGCCCACGTGCGCGGCAAGGGCGCGGACCTGGCCATCCTGGACATGAAGCTGCGGCGCATGACCGGAGTGGAGGTGCTGGAAGAGCTGAAAAAGCTGCGCCCGGACATCCGGGTGATCATGCTGACCGGCTACCCCACCCTGGAAACGGCGCGCGAATCGCTGCGCCTGGGCGCCAACGAGTACTGCGTGAAGCCCATCGACAAGGACGAACTGGAAAGCAAGGTGGCAGAGGTGCTGGGCGGGTAA
- a CDS encoding phosphate/phosphite/phosphonate ABC transporter substrate-binding protein — MRTRFLAIAALVMVFAAAVQLWWDNEPVTPVDMTRRAEVKAPEAVPAITYAYLPQYSHSTSYLRHRALVEYLQKATGLAIRQVFPDTFEAHRRMVERGEIDISFSNPMTYVLLAQSGARAFAGIVEPSGRATFRGQIIARADNTAIQNEQDCQGKRWIAVDPYSAGGYLFVLGHFRDKGLSESDFAEIAFAPGPGGKQEKAVLGVYAGRYDIASIREGTLGILEGKVDLSALKVVANTREYPSWVYAARKGLDPDIVQRIASALFALSENDPEHERILAAAGMRGIIPTTDRDYDPCRELFSKLRLDPSKVGLE, encoded by the coding sequence GTGCGCACACGCTTTCTCGCCATAGCCGCCCTCGTCATGGTCTTTGCCGCCGCCGTCCAGTTGTGGTGGGACAACGAGCCCGTGACCCCGGTGGACATGACCCGCCGGGCCGAGGTGAAGGCCCCGGAAGCGGTGCCCGCCATCACCTACGCCTATCTGCCGCAGTATTCGCACTCCACCTCGTACCTGCGCCACCGCGCCCTGGTGGAATACCTGCAAAAGGCCACGGGCCTCGCCATCCGCCAGGTGTTTCCCGACACCTTCGAGGCGCACCGCCGCATGGTGGAGCGCGGCGAAATCGACATCTCCTTCTCCAACCCCATGACCTACGTGCTGCTGGCGCAAAGCGGCGCGCGGGCCTTCGCGGGCATCGTCGAGCCCTCGGGCCGGGCCACCTTCCGGGGGCAGATCATCGCCCGCGCCGACAACACCGCCATCCAGAACGAACAGGACTGCCAGGGCAAGCGCTGGATCGCCGTGGACCCCTATTCCGCCGGGGGCTATCTGTTCGTGCTGGGGCATTTTCGCGACAAGGGCCTGTCGGAAAGCGACTTCGCCGAAATCGCCTTTGCCCCCGGCCCCGGCGGCAAGCAGGAAAAGGCCGTGCTGGGCGTGTACGCGGGCCGCTACGACATCGCCTCCATCCGCGAAGGCACCCTGGGCATCCTGGAAGGCAAGGTGGACCTTTCCGCCCTGAAGGTGGTGGCCAACACCCGCGAATACCCCAGCTGGGTCTATGCCGCGCGCAAGGGGCTGGACCCGGACATCGTGCAGCGCATCGCCAGCGCCCTGTTCGCGCTTTCGGAAAACGATCCCGAGCACGAGCGCATCCTGGCCGCCGCGGGCATGCGCGGCATCATCCCCACCACCGACCGCGACTACGACCCCTGCCGCGAACTGTTCTCCAAGCTGCGGCTCGACCCTTCCAAGGTGGGGCTGGAATGA
- a CDS encoding DUF169 domain-containing protein: MSLSYKEMQQVLMDELRLYHYPIAVKFFFDEAELETFKDKAEFYLPVKPMTFCQWEIAARMKGQTVLSGPEGLGCSNALVSFGWKEIDDNEIKSHAKYVRDLAQAERFVRSKPRLPEGLKAIAVGPLGDAVVDPSVVHFYCDNMQAYHLAVDYMAATDQHPLKTNVTMNSSACGGTVYSYQEKTANMLPACSGSYNAGKTERGEINFVIPGEHMGLTVERLLERKRNLGSGAITRPGDNFPGADICKNCPLIIFKKEK, from the coding sequence ATGTCGCTGAGCTACAAGGAAATGCAGCAGGTCCTGATGGACGAACTGCGCCTGTACCACTACCCCATCGCCGTCAAGTTCTTCTTCGACGAAGCGGAGCTGGAAACCTTCAAGGACAAGGCCGAATTCTACCTGCCCGTGAAGCCCATGACCTTCTGCCAGTGGGAAATCGCCGCCCGCATGAAGGGCCAGACCGTGCTGTCCGGCCCCGAGGGCCTGGGCTGCTCCAACGCCCTGGTGTCCTTCGGCTGGAAGGAAATCGACGACAACGAAATCAAGAGCCACGCCAAGTACGTGCGCGACCTGGCCCAGGCCGAACGCTTCGTGCGCTCCAAGCCGCGCCTGCCCGAAGGCCTGAAGGCCATTGCCGTGGGTCCGCTGGGCGACGCCGTGGTCGATCCTTCGGTGGTTCACTTCTACTGTGACAACATGCAGGCCTACCACCTGGCCGTGGACTACATGGCCGCCACCGACCAGCACCCGCTGAAGACCAACGTGACCATGAACTCGTCCGCCTGCGGCGGCACGGTGTACTCGTACCAGGAAAAGACCGCCAACATGCTGCCCGCCTGCTCCGGCAGCTACAACGCGGGCAAGACCGAGCGCGGCGAAATCAACTTCGTGATCCCCGGCGAACACATGGGCCTTACCGTGGAACGCCTGCTGGAACGCAAGCGCAACCTGGGCAGCGGCGCCATCACCCGCCCCGGCGACAATTTCCCCGGTGCGGACATCTGCAAGAACTGTCCGCTGATCATCTTCAAGAAAGAAAAGTAG
- a CDS encoding type 1 glutamine amidotransferase domain-containing protein yields the protein MKVLMIVTSNDRLGDTGHKTGLWLEELAAPYYVFTDAGARVTLASPKGGAAPVDPRSETEEAQNKTTRRFTADPAAMAALQDTVPLAEVRPEDYDVLFYPGGHGPLWDLVDDARSLAIIENMHRAGKPVAAVCHGPAVLVRATTPDGKPLVARRNMTGFSNAEEDVVGLSQVVPFLLQDELTRLGAKYERGPLWEPHVVADGLLVTGQNPASSERTAKAVLEVLARSCGCAPYPGEPIREPGEPGKQGA from the coding sequence ATGAAGGTGTTGATGATCGTCACGTCCAACGACAGGCTGGGCGATACCGGCCACAAGACCGGGCTGTGGCTGGAAGAACTGGCCGCGCCCTATTACGTGTTCACGGATGCCGGGGCGCGGGTCACCCTGGCCTCGCCCAAGGGCGGCGCCGCGCCCGTGGACCCCCGCAGCGAGACGGAAGAGGCCCAGAACAAGACTACCCGCCGCTTCACCGCAGACCCGGCGGCCATGGCCGCCCTGCAGGACACCGTGCCTCTGGCCGAAGTGCGACCAGAGGACTACGACGTACTGTTCTACCCCGGCGGGCACGGCCCCCTGTGGGACCTGGTGGACGACGCGCGCTCGCTGGCCATCATCGAGAACATGCACCGCGCGGGCAAGCCCGTGGCGGCGGTGTGCCACGGCCCCGCCGTGCTGGTGCGGGCCACCACGCCCGACGGCAAGCCGTTGGTGGCTCGGCGCAACATGACCGGGTTCTCCAACGCCGAAGAGGACGTGGTGGGGCTTTCGCAGGTGGTGCCCTTCCTGTTGCAGGACGAGCTGACCCGCCTTGGCGCCAAGTACGAGCGCGGCCCGCTGTGGGAACCGCATGTGGTGGCGGACGGGCTGCTGGTCACCGGGCAGAACCCTGCCTCGTCCGAGCGCACCGCCAAGGCGGTGCTGGAAGTGCTGGCCCGCTCATGCGGCTGCGCGCCGTATCCGGGCGAACCCATCAGGGAACCCGGTGAGCCGGGGAAACAAGGGGCGTAG
- a CDS encoding ATP-binding protein, whose translation MNPLRRLNFRRKLNLGITLIVLFVAALLAVFVTRIAANALIEESKRRGAVLATNLALRAADPMLSTDFLRLRNLVDELLNVDSDIVYAFIVDDRDQVLAHTFGRTFPLDLLEANKAVDGHLAVHLLDTGRERIYDFAAPVMVGGREFGAIRIGLSRTKVLDVVNGMIFAISGLSVVALLVAVVISAHFAKRITARIGALKVHAEEIVRGNLQLPATTSARRNCWEQRLCGRTDCPAYGDTERRCWYVKGTACAGCDGRAYPAKLAQCRQCEVYETFAGDEIEELADTFDVMAHALRAHIAELRETERDLTRQQGIMRTILEVTPDRLALLDEHLRYLSVNKAFADSLGLPPSEIIGKSDFDIFPRDKAELRVAENRAILTGGLPVYREAQDRRDAGSAAGGNDPASDFGHGRDEWFHLVKVPVSDETGRIIGVLSTARDITAIRSYQDQLIQSQKMESVGKLAGGVAHEINTPLGIILGYAQLLQEDVPPDAQMHQDLQIIEKQAKFCRKIVSDLLGFSRQTQSQKKEMCFNNSIMEVVSLVRHTFSLENVTILADLDDRLPVIYGAPEKLKQVWMNLLHNASGAMPDGGLIKVRTRLDIMNMTVTVWFADTGIGIPEANLQKIFDPFFSTKPVGKGTGLGLSVSFGIIEDHEGFIEAHSPLPQGFIDEDMPQGATRGPGTVFRVVLPLEPQGAADLPDTDPRAKVQEEEPQEYPQNDQTGEGTL comes from the coding sequence ATGAACCCGCTGCGCCGCCTGAACTTTCGCCGCAAGCTCAACCTCGGCATCACGCTCATCGTGCTGTTCGTGGCCGCGCTGCTGGCCGTGTTCGTCACCCGCATCGCGGCCAACGCACTCATAGAGGAAAGCAAGCGGCGCGGCGCCGTGCTGGCCACCAACCTGGCCCTGCGCGCGGCCGACCCCATGCTGTCCACCGACTTCCTGCGCCTGCGCAACCTGGTGGACGAACTGCTGAACGTGGACAGCGACATCGTCTACGCCTTCATCGTGGACGACCGCGACCAGGTGCTGGCCCACACCTTTGGCCGCACCTTTCCGCTGGATCTGCTGGAAGCCAACAAGGCCGTGGACGGCCACCTTGCCGTGCACCTGCTGGATACCGGGCGCGAACGCATCTACGACTTTGCCGCGCCGGTGATGGTGGGCGGGCGCGAGTTCGGCGCCATCCGCATCGGGCTTTCGCGCACCAAGGTGCTGGACGTGGTCAACGGCATGATCTTCGCCATCAGCGGGCTTTCCGTCGTGGCGCTGCTGGTGGCCGTGGTCATCAGCGCCCACTTCGCCAAGCGCATCACCGCCCGCATCGGCGCGCTGAAGGTACACGCCGAGGAAATCGTGCGCGGCAACCTGCAATTGCCCGCCACCACCTCCGCCCGGCGCAACTGCTGGGAACAGCGGCTGTGCGGCCGTACCGACTGCCCCGCCTACGGCGACACCGAACGCCGCTGCTGGTACGTCAAGGGCACCGCCTGCGCGGGCTGCGACGGCAGGGCCTACCCCGCAAAACTCGCCCAGTGCCGCCAGTGCGAGGTGTACGAAACCTTTGCCGGTGACGAGATAGAAGAACTGGCCGACACCTTCGACGTCATGGCCCACGCCCTGCGCGCCCACATTGCCGAACTGCGCGAGACCGAGCGCGACCTGACGCGCCAGCAGGGCATCATGCGCACCATCCTGGAAGTGACCCCAGACCGGCTGGCCCTGCTGGACGAACATCTGCGCTACCTTTCCGTAAACAAGGCCTTTGCCGATTCGCTGGGCCTGCCCCCGTCGGAAATCATCGGCAAGAGCGACTTCGACATCTTTCCGCGCGACAAGGCCGAACTGCGCGTGGCCGAGAACCGCGCCATCCTCACCGGCGGCCTGCCCGTGTACCGAGAGGCGCAGGACCGCCGCGACGCCGGTTCGGCAGCAGGGGGCAACGATCCCGCCTCCGACTTCGGCCATGGCCGCGACGAATGGTTCCACCTGGTCAAGGTGCCCGTGTCCGACGAGACCGGCCGCATCATCGGCGTGCTGTCCACCGCGCGCGACATCACCGCCATCCGCAGCTATCAGGACCAGCTCATCCAGTCGCAGAAGATGGAATCGGTCGGCAAGCTGGCCGGGGGCGTGGCGCACGAAATCAACACTCCCCTCGGCATCATCCTGGGCTACGCGCAACTGCTGCAAGAGGACGTGCCCCCGGACGCCCAGATGCACCAGGACCTGCAGATCATCGAGAAGCAGGCCAAGTTCTGCCGCAAGATCGTCTCCGACCTGCTGGGCTTTTCGCGCCAGACCCAGAGCCAGAAAAAGGAGATGTGCTTCAACAACTCCATCATGGAAGTGGTCTCGCTGGTGCGTCACACCTTCTCGCTGGAAAACGTGACCATCCTCGCCGATCTGGACGACCGGCTGCCGGTCATCTACGGCGCGCCCGAAAAGCTGAAGCAGGTGTGGATGAACCTTCTGCACAACGCCTCCGGCGCCATGCCCGACGGCGGGCTGATCAAGGTGCGCACCCGGCTGGACATCATGAACATGACCGTCACCGTGTGGTTCGCCGATACCGGCATCGGCATTCCCGAAGCCAATCTGCAAAAGATCTTCGACCCGTTCTTTTCCACCAAGCCGGTGGGCAAGGGCACCGGCCTCGGCCTGTCCGTGTCCTTCGGCATCATCGAAGACCACGAAGGTTTCATCGAAGCGCACAGCCCCCTGCCGCAGGGATTCATCGACGAAGACATGCCCCAGGGCGCAACGCGCGGCCCCGGCACCGTGTTCCGCGTGGTCCTGCCTCTGGAACCCCAGGGCGCAGCCGACCTGCCCGATACCGACCCCCGGGCCAAGGTGCAGGAAGAGGAACCGCAGGAATATCCCCAAAATGACCAAACCGGGGAGGGGACCCTTTGA
- a CDS encoding protein-tyrosine phosphatase family protein yields the protein MTAPAQPPSAPPAASPPGTPPSDAPPPGGPAREPSLAPTPEGQDGGSSRKGGLLQRAAQGVAAFLRNALTTQAPSGHPTFPVTWVTPHIAAGPAPVTREHLDALREQGIQAILNLCEELCVLADLEQEQGFDVFYLPIEDEHAPDEAALEQALDWLDEAVYLGRRVYIHCRYGIGRTGTVLNAYLLRRGLGQRRTERLMRRLRSKPANYRQWSALRRYGRRNRALTLREPAPEPARHDDLLPVLAEYEALAARLDAALRAMPHMADAPQCGRDHARCCRVPPVVTLVEAAALARSADTLLTAAQRGAVQEACRAHRSGADRGAQDHNTVRGTSCPLLVRTTPGADAGAPDAPGTFSESGEPEPAGRCMLFARRPLRCRLSDIPSPTHTLPGTNLSENGPSEGERLWIEMLEQPLEELSRRTFTALAGCEPSEDPPCFPLPEVLSGRYVQTVFHAIACLLRPTTNGNGGNGGDNK from the coding sequence ATGACCGCGCCCGCGCAGCCCCCGTCCGCCCCGCCAGCCGCATCGCCGCCGGGTACGCCTCCGTCGGATGCCCCGCCGCCGGGCGGCCCCGCGCGCGAGCCGTCGCTGGCCCCGACACCCGAAGGACAGGACGGCGGCTCGTCCCGCAAGGGGGGGCTGCTGCAACGCGCCGCGCAGGGGGTGGCGGCCTTCCTGCGCAACGCCCTGACCACCCAGGCCCCGTCCGGCCATCCCACGTTTCCGGTCACCTGGGTCACCCCGCACATCGCCGCCGGTCCCGCGCCGGTAACGCGCGAACATCTGGACGCCCTGCGCGAACAGGGCATCCAGGCCATCCTGAACCTGTGCGAAGAGCTGTGCGTGCTGGCCGACCTGGAGCAGGAACAGGGCTTCGACGTGTTCTACCTGCCCATAGAGGACGAACACGCCCCGGACGAGGCCGCACTGGAACAGGCCCTGGACTGGCTGGACGAGGCCGTGTACCTGGGCCGCCGGGTGTACATCCACTGCCGCTACGGCATAGGCCGCACCGGCACGGTGCTGAACGCCTACCTGCTGCGCCGGGGGCTGGGCCAGCGCCGGACGGAACGGCTGATGCGCCGCCTGCGTTCCAAGCCCGCCAATTACCGCCAGTGGAGCGCCCTGCGCCGCTACGGACGCCGCAACCGCGCCCTGACCCTGCGCGAGCCCGCGCCCGAACCTGCCCGCCACGATGACCTTTTGCCCGTGCTGGCCGAATACGAGGCCCTGGCCGCCCGGCTGGACGCGGCCCTGCGCGCCATGCCCCATATGGCCGATGCCCCGCAGTGCGGGCGCGACCACGCCCGCTGCTGCCGCGTGCCCCCGGTGGTGACGCTGGTGGAGGCCGCGGCCCTGGCCCGCAGTGCCGACACCCTGCTGACCGCCGCCCAGCGCGGGGCCGTGCAGGAGGCCTGCCGGGCGCACCGCAGCGGGGCCGACCGTGGGGCACAGGACCACAACACCGTGCGCGGCACCTCTTGCCCGCTGCTGGTCCGGACGACACCGGGCGCGGATGCGGGCGCGCCTGATGCACCGGGTACATTCAGTGAATCCGGCGAACCGGAACCCGCCGGGCGCTGCATGCTCTTTGCCCGCCGCCCGTTGCGTTGCCGCCTGTCGGACATTCCTTCCCCCACCCATACGCTGCCCGGCACCAACCTTTCCGAGAATGGCCCCAGCGAGGGCGAGCGCTTGTGGATTGAAATGCTGGAACAGCCGCTGGAAGAACTGTCGCGCCGCACCTTCACCGCGCTGGCCGGATGCGAACCGTCCGAGGATCCCCCCTGCTTCCCCCTGCCGGAAGTGCTGTCTGGCCGCTACGTGCAGACCGTGTTCCACGCCATCGCCTGCCTGCTGCGGCCCACGACGAACGGCAATGGCGGCAACGGCGGGGACAACAAGTAA
- a CDS encoding PEP/pyruvate-binding domain-containing protein, with protein sequence MAIGELFRHWTYQVFAPGTLLRRKYNAFRELLRYDSRSLEFIAELEDIHYGNEKVDWSRVVELADQLDDAVRAMLGQLMEMNPARYMGLADYCNKIAFYMRMAVSVPEPDLAPPYVIPLAEAHQRPDRAGGKAARLAAVRDQSMLPVPDATVVTAAAYHYFIEHNELREPIDARLRRLRLSRPDELAAISEELRAMILEAELPPRLEEDILTAAYAMSPQRAPLAVRSSAVAEDGPVSFAGQYASVLGVEPGLAGMAWKRVVASKYQPRALSYRILHGLADAETPMAALLMPMLDAACAGVIYTRDPDPPRRLPAEELAEGVTAVHAVAGTGDVLVSGDTPAQSAWLSRRPRSRILERPEAGGTTLAHPVPTTPLLTTEDLKRLARYGRELENLFGEPQDVEWVLDTTGRIFIVQSRPVPGGTEHGIVPEQAAGARDGQDGRNEADGAAPASVASLASPASHDTLPLLAEGSEPVSAGVGSGTARHAAICCEIGDMPQGTVLVTTTLGPSLTRIIDRLEAVVAQTGSRACHFASVAREFGLPVVTGIADPFSAIPDGTMVTVDGATGRVHAGRPPRDKGNGTQLRARRKAAAAVRERHGGMRRLARAMQHIARLNLTDPASSDFAPENCRSMHDLVRFAHERGVAEMFSLVGRGGRGLGGAKKLRTDVPMIMYVLNIEDGLFPTAAGKEEIGPDDFRSTPMWALWFGLSAARELWANMPPAADWNELDRISAGIFRRDAPQLASYAVISAHYAHLMMRFGYHFALVDTLCSPEDRTNYIQFRFKGGGAAAEGRELRIRVLERVLARQGFAVKTRGDLLDARHGPDAEAVIQKRLAMLGMLLAETRLLDVRLGDADEAEAMADDFLARLDTAGGNAP encoded by the coding sequence ATGGCCATCGGCGAACTGTTCCGTCACTGGACCTACCAGGTCTTCGCGCCCGGCACCCTGCTGCGGCGCAAGTACAATGCGTTCCGCGAACTGCTGCGGTACGATTCGCGCAGCCTCGAGTTCATCGCAGAACTGGAGGACATCCACTACGGCAACGAGAAGGTGGACTGGTCGCGCGTGGTCGAGCTGGCCGACCAGCTGGACGACGCCGTGCGCGCCATGCTGGGCCAGCTGATGGAGATGAACCCCGCCCGGTACATGGGCCTGGCCGACTACTGCAACAAGATCGCCTTCTACATGCGCATGGCGGTCAGCGTGCCCGAGCCGGACCTGGCGCCGCCCTACGTCATTCCCCTGGCCGAGGCGCACCAGCGCCCGGACCGCGCGGGCGGCAAGGCCGCGCGCCTGGCCGCCGTGCGCGACCAGTCCATGCTGCCCGTGCCCGACGCCACGGTGGTCACCGCCGCCGCCTACCACTATTTCATCGAGCACAACGAACTGCGCGAACCCATCGACGCGCGCCTGCGCCGCCTGCGCCTGTCGCGCCCGGACGAACTGGCCGCCATTTCCGAGGAACTGCGGGCCATGATCCTGGAGGCGGAATTGCCGCCCCGACTGGAAGAGGACATCCTTACCGCCGCCTACGCCATGAGCCCCCAGCGCGCCCCGCTGGCGGTGCGCAGCAGCGCCGTGGCGGAAGACGGCCCGGTGTCCTTCGCCGGGCAGTATGCCAGCGTGCTGGGGGTGGAGCCGGGCCTCGCGGGCATGGCCTGGAAACGGGTGGTGGCCTCCAAATACCAGCCGCGCGCCCTGTCCTACCGCATCCTGCATGGCCTTGCCGACGCGGAAACCCCCATGGCCGCGCTGCTCATGCCCATGCTGGACGCGGCCTGCGCCGGGGTCATCTACACCCGCGACCCGGACCCGCCGCGCCGCCTGCCCGCGGAGGAACTGGCCGAGGGCGTCACCGCCGTGCACGCCGTGGCGGGCACTGGCGACGTGCTGGTCAGCGGCGACACGCCCGCGCAATCCGCGTGGCTGTCGCGCCGCCCGCGCAGCCGCATTCTGGAGCGGCCGGAAGCCGGGGGGACCACCCTTGCGCATCCGGTGCCGACAACGCCCCTGCTGACCACCGAGGACCTCAAGCGGCTGGCCCGCTATGGCCGCGAACTGGAAAACCTGTTCGGCGAGCCGCAGGACGTGGAGTGGGTGCTGGATACGACGGGGCGCATCTTCATCGTGCAGTCGCGCCCGGTGCCCGGCGGCACGGAACACGGCATCGTTCCGGAGCAGGCCGCCGGGGCCCGTGACGGTCAGGATGGCCGGAATGAAGCGGACGGCGCCGCCCCTGCGTCTGTCGCATCCCTCGCATCCCCCGCTTCGCATGACACCCTGCCCCTGCTGGCCGAAGGCAGCGAACCTGTTTCCGCCGGGGTGGGCAGCGGCACGGCCCGCCACGCGGCCATCTGCTGCGAAATCGGCGACATGCCCCAGGGGACAGTGCTGGTCACCACCACCCTCGGTCCTTCGTTGACCCGGATCATCGACCGGCTGGAGGCCGTGGTGGCCCAGACCGGCAGCCGGGCCTGCCATTTCGCCTCGGTGGCGCGCGAATTCGGGCTGCCGGTGGTTACCGGCATCGCCGATCCGTTCTCGGCCATTCCCGATGGAACCATGGTCACCGTGGACGGGGCCACGGGCCGGGTGCACGCGGGCAGGCCCCCCCGGGACAAGGGGAATGGCACGCAGCTCCGCGCCCGGCGCAAGGCTGCGGCGGCGGTCCGCGAGCGGCACGGCGGCATGCGCCGTCTGGCCCGGGCCATGCAGCACATCGCCAGGCTCAACCTGACGGACCCGGCCTCCAGCGACTTCGCGCCCGAAAACTGCCGGTCCATGCACGACCTGGTGCGCTTTGCCCACGAACGCGGCGTGGCCGAGATGTTCTCGCTGGTGGGGCGCGGCGGGCGCGGCCTTGGCGGCGCCAAGAAGCTGCGCACCGACGTCCCCATGATCATGTACGTGCTGAACATCGAGGACGGGCTGTTCCCCACGGCGGCGGGCAAGGAAGAAATCGGCCCCGACGACTTCCGCTCCACGCCCATGTGGGCGCTGTGGTTCGGCCTGTCCGCCGCGCGCGAGCTGTGGGCCAACATGCCCCCGGCGGCGGACTGGAACGAGCTGGACCGCATCAGCGCGGGCATATTCCGGCGCGATGCGCCCCAACTGGCCAGCTACGCGGTGATCTCCGCCCACTACGCGCACCTGATGATGCGCTTCGGCTACCATTTCGCGCTGGTGGACACCCTGTGCTCGCCAGAAGACCGCACCAACTACATCCAGTTCCGCTTCAAGGGCGGCGGCGCGGCGGCGGAAGGGCGCGAACTGCGCATCCGCGTGCTGGAACGGGTGCTGGCCCGGCAGGGCTTTGCCGTGAAGACGCGCGGCGACCTGCTGGATGCCCGGCACGGCCCGGACGCCGAGGCGGTGATCCAGAAGCGGCTGGCCATGCTGGGCATGCTGCTGGCGGAAACGCGCCTGCTGGACGTACGCCTGGGCGATGCCGACGAGGCCGAGGCCATGGCCGACGACTTCCTGGCCCGGCTGGACACGGCGGGCGGTAACGCGCCATGA